One genomic segment of Microbacterium sp. ProA8 includes these proteins:
- a CDS encoding sugar ABC transporter permease yields MAINARRGANGGVRSKNPDNKAGYLFLAPWLVGLVVFTIGPMIASLLLAFTDYNLLQPPRWSGFDNIAEMMGDARLWNSLRVTLTYVVVSVPLQLALALAVAVLLDRGMRGLAFYRSIFYLPSLLGGSVAIAILWRQVFGKDGIVNAFLAWFGIEGPGWISHPDYALATIIILHVWTFGSPMVIFLAGLRQIPEMYYEAAQVDGAGRVRRFFSITMPLLTPIIFFNLVLQIIFAFQSFTQAYIVSGGTGGPSDSTMFFTLYLYKEAFTELNMGYASAMAWFLLIVIAGFTAFNFWISKFWVFYDD; encoded by the coding sequence ATCGCGATCAACGCCCGGCGTGGTGCGAATGGCGGCGTTCGGTCCAAGAACCCCGACAACAAGGCGGGCTACCTCTTCCTCGCCCCGTGGCTCGTGGGTCTCGTCGTCTTCACCATCGGACCGATGATCGCCTCGCTCCTGCTGGCGTTCACGGACTACAACCTCCTGCAGCCGCCACGGTGGTCGGGTTTCGACAACATCGCCGAGATGATGGGCGATGCGCGTCTGTGGAACTCGCTGCGTGTGACCCTGACCTACGTGGTGGTGTCGGTGCCGCTGCAGCTGGCCCTGGCGCTCGCCGTCGCGGTGCTCCTGGATCGCGGCATGCGGGGTCTGGCGTTCTATCGCTCGATCTTCTATCTGCCGAGCCTCCTCGGCGGATCCGTCGCGATCGCGATCCTGTGGCGCCAGGTGTTCGGCAAGGACGGCATCGTCAACGCCTTCCTCGCGTGGTTCGGCATCGAGGGCCCCGGCTGGATCTCCCATCCGGATTATGCGCTGGCGACGATCATCATCCTCCACGTGTGGACCTTCGGGTCGCCGATGGTGATCTTCCTCGCGGGTCTGCGCCAGATCCCGGAGATGTACTACGAGGCGGCTCAGGTCGACGGCGCCGGGCGGGTGCGACGTTTCTTCTCGATCACCATGCCGCTGCTGACCCCGATCATCTTCTTCAACCTGGTTCTTCAGATCATCTTCGCGTTCCAGTCCTTCACGCAGGCCTACATCGTCTCGGGAGGCACGGGAGGACCGTCGGACTCGACGATGTTCTTCACTCTCTACCTGTACAAGGAGGCGTTCACCGAGTTGAACATGGGCTACGCCTCGGCGATGGCCTGGTTCCTGCTGATCGTCATCGCGGGGTTCACTGCGTTCAACTTCTGGATCTCGAAGTTCTGGGTCTTCTATGACGACTGA